One Halovivax ruber XH-70 genomic region harbors:
- a CDS encoding SOS response-associated peptidase — MCGRYSLFVPPPDVEDRFDARFERSFTPTYNAAPGQSVPVVTDEAPETVRQLEWGFTPPWADADRDRLINARAETLAETRSFRSAYVKRNSDGGFDEGAPSDRETPAAGRCLVLADGFYEWVPTENGKQPYRIAFEDDRPFAMAGLWERREPPAGDSQAGLDAFGGGIERDVDDDGLSETVTIVTMEPNELVGELHDRMPAILEPAAERRWLREPDPVADLRPHPADSMTAYPVSTAVNDPSFDDPSVVEPIDGEASPG; from the coding sequence ATGTGTGGCCGGTACTCGCTGTTCGTCCCGCCGCCGGACGTCGAAGACCGATTCGACGCGCGGTTCGAGCGCTCGTTCACCCCGACGTACAACGCCGCGCCGGGCCAGTCCGTCCCGGTTGTCACGGACGAAGCACCGGAGACGGTTCGCCAGCTCGAGTGGGGATTCACGCCGCCGTGGGCCGACGCCGATCGCGACCGACTGATCAACGCGCGTGCCGAGACGCTCGCGGAGACGCGGAGCTTTCGGTCGGCGTACGTGAAACGGAACAGCGACGGTGGGTTCGACGAGGGGGCGCCGTCCGATCGCGAGACGCCTGCAGCGGGACGCTGTCTCGTCCTGGCCGACGGTTTCTACGAGTGGGTCCCGACCGAAAACGGCAAACAGCCCTACCGGATCGCCTTCGAGGACGACCGGCCGTTCGCGATGGCGGGGCTGTGGGAGCGACGTGAGCCGCCGGCTGGCGACTCGCAGGCCGGCCTCGACGCGTTCGGCGGCGGCATCGAACGCGACGTCGACGACGATGGGCTGTCGGAGACGGTGACGATCGTGACGATGGAACCGAACGAACTGGTGGGGGAGCTACACGATCGGATGCCGGCGATTCTCGAACCGGCCGCCGAACGGCGGTGGTTGCGCGAGCCGGATCCGGTCGCCGACCTGCGGCCGCACCCGGCAGATTCGATGACGGCGTACCCCGTCTCGACGGCAGTGAACGACCCGTCGTTCGACGATCCGTCGGTGGTCGAGCCGATAGACGGCGAGGCGAGCCCGGGCTAG
- a CDS encoding DUF302 domain-containing protein, translated as MATPKPAPTVEEALHTTLDLEFEDAVAHVQLEHEYQGFETVALTRLDEYVAGVLDEEIRKTALIVVCHAEIARDALEIDPQLAGLLPCTTVVYEDDGVVHAYHASTTKAIRDLGCAPGDCGPAVEALVEQTGDVMGEVWANIEAHAENADSS; from the coding sequence ATGGCCACGCCGAAGCCCGCACCCACCGTCGAAGAGGCGTTACACACCACGCTCGATCTGGAATTCGAGGACGCCGTCGCGCACGTCCAGCTCGAACACGAGTACCAGGGGTTCGAGACCGTCGCGCTCACACGGCTGGACGAGTACGTCGCGGGCGTCCTCGACGAGGAGATCCGAAAGACGGCGCTGATCGTCGTCTGTCACGCCGAAATCGCGAGGGATGCCCTCGAGATCGATCCGCAACTCGCGGGCCTGTTGCCCTGTACGACGGTTGTCTACGAGGACGATGGCGTCGTCCACGCCTATCACGCCTCGACGACGAAGGCAATCCGCGATCTCGGCTGTGCACCGGGCGACTGCGGGCCGGCGGTCGAGGCGCTCGTCGAACAGACGGGTGACGTGATGGGTGAGGTCTGGGCGAACATCGAGGCACACGCCGAAAACGCCGACTCGTCGTAA